In one window of Littorina saxatilis isolate snail1 linkage group LG11, US_GU_Lsax_2.0, whole genome shotgun sequence DNA:
- the LOC138979610 gene encoding uncharacterized protein, translating to MQTIIMYQISFLVFLIGLSIGKKATDLKIKTTSKPDDCSVVAEDGDEVAVHYTGVLDSGVVFDSSIQAQREPLVFMLGQRKVIPGWEMGIKGMCVGEKRKLVIPPHLAYGKAGYPPAIPEEATLTFETELMNLNKKPFNIDIMATLKMLSLPALALYVVYFLYDRYKKETVETKEFKKTECIYSLKTLLW from the exons ATGCAAACGATCATCATGTATCAGATTTCCTTCTTGGTTTTCCTGATCGGTCTGTCCATCGGAAAGAAGGCAACGGATCTGAAAATCAAGACGACG TCCAAGCCAGATGACTGCTCAGTGGTGGCAGAGGATGGCGACGAAGTGGCCGTGCATTACACT GGTGTCTTGGACTCAGGTGTTGTATTTGACTCCTCCATACAAGCACAGAGAGAGCCTTTGGTCTTCATGTTGGGTCAGAGAAAGGTCATTCCAG GCTGGGAGATGGGAATCAAAGGAATGTGTGTTGG GGAGAAACGAAAGCTGGTCATTCCTCCGCATTTAGCGTATGGCAAGGCTGGTTATCCCCCGGCCATCCCTG AGGAAGCAACCTTGACCTTTGAGACGGAGCTGATGAATCTCAACAAAAAGCCGTTCAACATCGACATCATGGCCACGCTAAAAATGCTGAGCCTTCCCGCCCTGGCACTCTACGTCGTGTACTTCCTGTACGACCGCTACAAAAAGGAGACAGTCGAAACCAAAGAGTTCAAGAAGA ctgagtgcatttacagtttaaaaaccctcctatggtag